The Thermoleophilia bacterium nucleotide sequence ATCTCTTGCAGCACCTCGCTCGCGCGACCCATGGCGGCATCGAGTGCGGTGAGCGGCAACCGCCAGGGATCCCAGCCGTCCGCGGAGGCCGTCTCACCGCCAAGCATCATGCAGGCCCAGAGGCCGATGCCGAGGCTGAAGGCACCGCCGCGATACACCATGAGATACGGGTCCGGACTCGTATTGCCCGGCGAGATGCAGACGAGGTTGGGGTGCCCGGAGGCGGCCACCGCCCACTGCGTGTAGCCGTGGTACGACTCGCCCGACATGCCGATGCGACCGTTGCACCACGGCTGCTCGGCTACCCACTCGAGCGTATCCCAGCCGTCGTCTGCCTCATGAACGAAGGGTAGCCACTCGCCATCGGAAGCGAAAGCGCCGCGCACATCCTGCACCACGCAAGCGTAGCCCTTGCGCGCCCAGTACTTGCCGCGCGCCCACATGGAACTCGCGTAGTCCTTGCCGTAGGGCTGGCGAATGAGGACGGTCGGCCACGGCCCCCCAGCCTCAACATCCCCGTCGGCGGGGAGAAACAGGTTCGCGCTGAGACGCACGCCGTCGCGCGTGGGAACACCGAGGTCGCGGTGCACGGCGAAGCCGCTGTAGCGGTTCGGCGTCTCGGTGTAGAGCTCCTCAGCCGCGATCAGCGGCCACGACGGATCGAACGCCGGCGCCATGTGCACTCCTTGCCTCCGAGACGGCCATCAACAATCGAGGCGATCCTACAGCCGCGACGTCGGGACGTCAGCCGGCGCGGCTACCTGGCGACGCCAGCGAGCGAACCATATGTGGTTCGCGTCCCGCGGCGTCTCCCGGGGCATCTCACCGTACCTCCTGGAGCGCCCCACGCTCAGTGCCCTAACGATCGACGGAGCCCTTGCTGCCCTTGGGAATGGATGCGAGCACCAATGTCAAGTTCGCACGCTCGACAGGAACCAGGATCACGATCTACTATCGCCATCGATGTGACCGAGACAGGCCGTGCCGGCCAAACACACTGGAGCGTCCGCCGTGAAGAGTCCCGAGACGGCCGCCAACACGCAGAGGCGTAGGCGTGGAGATCTTGTCGCCGCCGGTCTCTCGACAATCGCTTTCGTCGCGGTAGTGGCGGCCTTCAACGAGTACATGAGTTGGTACTCGCCGCTCGTCTTGGCCGTCCCCGTGGCAGCAACGTGGCTGCCGCTGTTCTTGCCGCGAGGCGCTCGCCAAGGCGCACGCCTTGCGGCGCTCCTGCTGCTGTTGGCTGTGACTGTCCTCGGAGTCCTCTCCGTGGGTCTGTTCTTCGCGCCCAGCGCCATCGCCGAGGGCGTCGCGCTGGTACGTGACCCGAGGAAGTAGCCGAAGGCTGCTGGGCCTCGACGGCGACGGCAGACGAGGGGCGTCCGGACGGAGTTGCCCGGACGCCCCTCGTCTACGGCTTACGCCATATAGGCGAGGCGGTAGCGCGAGCGCGCCGCCGACCCGGACAGGCCGGAGTAGTCGGCGACGACGCCGCGAACCTTTTCGTTCATCGCATCCTGGATGTCCTGGAAGCCCCAGATGATGTAGCCGCCCTCGTTGTACTCCATCTCGTAGGCGGCGCGAATGAGCTCGTTGCGCTTGGTGTCGTCGACCGTCTGGAACGCCTCGGTGACGATGTCGAGCCACTCGGGATAGTGCGACGAGAAGTGCGTCTCGTTGTACACCGCGTCGGGCATGGTGCCAATGGCGGCCTGGACAAGGTAGTTACGCGTGCCCCAGAAGTCCTGAGCAAACGGCCACTTGAGGTACTGATCGCCCCAGAAAGTGTTGGAGTCGACCTTGTTGACCTTCACCGTGACGCCGGCGCCCTTGGCTTGCTCGGCGAACACCTGCGCCTGCGCGACCGCCGTGCTGGTGATGCCGTCGGAGGTCGTCAACGTGACCGCGAGGTCGTTGTCGTAGCCGGCTTCCTTGAGAAGCGCCTTGGCCTGTTCGAGGTCCTGCGCACGCTGCGCAAAATCCTTGGGATACGCAGGATCGAACGGCGAGTACATGTCGTTGCCGACCCAGCCGTCGCCGTTGTACGTCTGATCGATCATCTGCTGGCGATCGACGATGAGACGCATCGCCTGGCGCACCTTGACGTCGTCGAACGGCTTGGTATTGAGGTTCATGGTGAACGGCTGCCACATACCGGTGTTCGCCTTGAGGAAGGTGAACGCACCCGCGCTCTGAAGCACCGGGATGTTGGCACTCTCGATCTGATTGAGGTAGTCGACGGTGCCGTCCTGGAGGGCGTTCACACGTGCCGATGGATCGGCGAATTCGATGCAGGTGAGCTGATCGAGATAGACCTCGCGCCAGTAGTTGGGGTACTTCGAGAAGACGGCCTGCTCACCCGGCTTGAACGAGTCGATCTTGAACGCGCCGGTGCCGATGGCGCCGTTCGCGCCCTTGGGATTGTAGTCGACCGGCACGATGCAGTTGGAGTACGCCGCAAGCGCCTCCTTGAAGACGGCGTTCGGCGACTCGAGATTGAACTGCACGGTGAGGTCGTCAATCTTCTTGACGCCGCTCGCCTTGAGGCCGATGAGCTGAGTGGCGCCCTGGAGCTGGTCGGTAAGCACGCGCTTGAAACTGTACACAACGTCGTCGGCGGTTACGTCCTTGCCGTTGTGGAAGGTGAGACCGCTCTGCAGTTTCGCCGTGAACTGCGTCGCCGCCTCGTTCGCATCGACCGACTCGGCCAGACACATCTGGAGCTCGCCGGTCGGCGAGTACTCCATCAACGACTCGTACATGTTGAAGATGAAGACCATCATCGGTTCGGTGCCGGCGAAGGCCTGGCCGTCGAGCGTCTCTTTGACCGAGCCGCCGATGAGACCCACCCGCAGGTGGCCGCCGGCCGTCGGCGACGCGAGAGCACTCGGCGACGTCGTGGTGCTCGACCCGCTGCCGCAAGCCGAAATCACCGGCGCCATAGCGGCGCCCGCGCCGAGCACCGCGGCGCCCTTGAGCAGATCACGACGTGTGAATGGCTTCGCGAGGAAGCTCCTGAAGAGATCTTCGTCCCGGCGTTTCACCTGTACTCCCTTTCCCTGCTGTCCCGATAGCACA carries:
- a CDS encoding ABC transporter substrate-binding protein, coding for MKRRDEDLFRSFLAKPFTRRDLLKGAAVLGAGAAMAPVISACGSGSSTTTSPSALASPTAGGHLRVGLIGGSVKETLDGQAFAGTEPMMVFIFNMYESLMEYSPTGELQMCLAESVDANEAATQFTAKLQSGLTFHNGKDVTADDVVYSFKRVLTDQLQGATQLIGLKASGVKKIDDLTVQFNLESPNAVFKEALAAYSNCIVPVDYNPKGANGAIGTGAFKIDSFKPGEQAVFSKYPNYWREVYLDQLTCIEFADPSARVNALQDGTVDYLNQIESANIPVLQSAGAFTFLKANTGMWQPFTMNLNTKPFDDVKVRQAMRLIVDRQQMIDQTYNGDGWVGNDMYSPFDPAYPKDFAQRAQDLEQAKALLKEAGYDNDLAVTLTTSDGITSTAVAQAQVFAEQAKGAGVTVKVNKVDSNTFWGDQYLKWPFAQDFWGTRNYLVQAAIGTMPDAVYNETHFSSHYPEWLDIVTEAFQTVDDTKRNELIRAAYEMEYNEGGYIIWGFQDIQDAMNEKVRGVVADYSGLSGSAARSRYRLAYMA